In Actinoplanes lobatus, the DNA window GATGCCCGGCTACCGGGTGCGGGTCGTCGGCCCGGACGGGACCGATGTGCCGCCGGGCACCGAGGGGGCGATCGTGGTCGGGCTGCCGCTGCCGCCGGGGTGCCTGCCGACGCTGTGGGGTGACGACGAACGCTATGTGCGGTCGTATCTGTCGGCGTTCCAGGGCAACTATCTGACCGGCGACGGTGGGATGTTCGACGGCGACGGGTATCTGTACGTGCTCGGGCGTACCGATGACGTGATCAATGTGGCCGGTCACCGGCTGTCGACCGGGGCGATGGAGGAGGTGCTGGCCACCCATCCGGCGGTCGCCGAATGCGCCGTGATCGGTGTGGGCGACCTGCTGAAGGGGCAGGTGCCGCGCGGGTTCGTGGTGCTGCGCAGTGGGGTGGCGCCGGATCCGGCGGCCCTGGAGACGGAGCTGGTGGGGCTGGTGCGGGACCGGATCGGGGCGGTGGCGGCGCTGCGCCGGATCGACGTGGTGGCGGCGCTGCCGAAGACCCGGTCGGGGAAGATCCTGCGCGGCACGATGCGGGGGATCGCGGACGGCCGGGAGGAGGCGGTGCCGGCGACGATCGAGAACCCGGACGTGCTGGAGGCGCTGCGGCCGGTGTTGCGGTCACCCCGCGTGTCCAGGTAGGAGTGTGCGGCCCTTACAGAAGCGGTGCCGGTGATCGGTGCAGCACGTTCGAGCTGGTACCGGCGAAGACGAAGAGTGTGCTGGTGGTCTATTCGGCCGAGATGGGGGTCGTGACGATTCCGGCGCCGGCAGGGGTGTCCACTCCGGAGGGCATTCGGGTGGGGAGCACGGTGCGGCAGGTGCGGGACGCCTACAGCGACCTGGAGGGGGACGAGTCCATCGGGCTCTACGCGAACCAGAACGACGGTGACGACAGCCGTTACGAGTTCCACTTCCGGAAGGGCGCGGTGGTGGCGCTGTTCGTCGGGCGTACCGCCGCGGATTGCGGCTGAGGTGGTGGTGTGCGGCGCCTGGAGTGACCGGGACCGGCGCCGCACACCACGTATCTAGTGGGCTCCGTCGGGGCCGTAGGCGGTGAGGAATTTGTCGCGGAAGTCGCTCATCTGCCAGACGGGGGCGTCGGTGGCGGGTTTGAGGCTTTCGGTCCAGCCCCACGAGTCGATCTTGTCGAGGACGGCCGGGTCCTTGGCGACGATGGTGATCGGCACGTCGTGGCTGGCGTTCTCGCCCGAGACGACGCTGGACGGCTGGTGGTCGCCGACGAAGACGAGGACCAGGTTCTCGTCGCCGTAGCGCTGGATCCAGTCGATCAGGGTGCCCAGGGTGTAGACGACCGACTTGCCGTACTCCCTGCGGACCTTCTTGCTGCTGGACCAGATGTCGGCCTTGCTCTCGGCGGCGGCCGCCTGTGCGGTGTAGACGGAGCCGTCGCCGACCTGTTCCCACGGGATGGAGCTGGGGATCGGCGCCCACGGGGTGTGTGTGGACAGCAGCGGCATCTCGACCATCATCGGCTGCCGGCCCGGCTTCTTGTACTCGAGCTCGTTGAAGCGGGTGAGCGTGTACTGGTCGGGCATGCTGGCCCAGCCGAACTTGGGGCCCTGGTAGCCGAGGTTGCGGGAGTCCCAGACCCGGTTGTAGCCGTAGAAGGCGCTCTCCGGCCAGGGGCGGCTGTTGCCCGGCACCATCGCCACGGTGTCCCAGTTCGCCGTCTTGAAGGCCTTGGTGAGGGTGAGCCGCTGGCTGGCGTTGAGGTTGCGGTAGCGGGACTGGTTGTTGATCCACAGTCCGCTCTGCAGGGTGGAGTGGGCCAGCCAGCTGCTGCCGCCGAAGGTGGGTGAGGTGAGCCAGCCGCTGCGGGCGGCGTACCCGGCGGCTTTGAGCTTGTTGTCGCCGTCGGTGAGGACGGCGCCGGTGCTCTCGGCGAACTCGGGCGCCTCGACGGCGTTGCGGCCGTAGCTCTCGATGAAGGTGAGCACGAAGTCCTTGCCGCGCAGCCCGGTGAGCAGCTGGTCGGCGGGGACGCTGCGGTAGGGGTCGTTGTTGACCTCGGCGGCGAACTCGGCCTCGTTCTTCATGCCTTCGCGGGCCTGCCAGATCCGGTCCCAGGCGTAGGTGGCGGAGGTGCGGGCGGCGAGCGGGACCTCGGCGGTGAGCTGGACGCCGAGGGCGAAGGTGAGCATCCAGGCGGCGGCGATGCCGGCGGCGGTCAGTGCCGAGCGGCGGCGGTGCCGGGTGAGGAACGCGGAGACGCGCAGCATGGCCCAGGTGACGAAGGCCGGGGCGGTGAGG includes these proteins:
- a CDS encoding sulfatase-like hydrolase/transferase, producing METEPDQTEPEAEEPTPKEPGRVRRLLNRPWASRSLTVVACVTVFVALLYPNVLRRISVGSFARIPVEAAFIILLLIVLPRRPRITVASILGVVLGWLVVEKSLDMGFFRTLARPFDPVLDWSLFGDAYNFVNETYGGLAAWAAIIGAILLGLTAPAFVTWAMLRVSAFLTRHRRRSALTAAGIAAAWMLTFALGVQLTAEVPLAARTSATYAWDRIWQAREGMKNEAEFAAEVNNDPYRSVPADQLLTGLRGKDFVLTFIESYGRNAVEAPEFAESTGAVLTDGDNKLKAAGYAARSGWLTSPTFGGSSWLAHSTLQSGLWINNQSRYRNLNASQRLTLTKAFKTANWDTVAMVPGNSRPWPESAFYGYNRVWDSRNLGYQGPKFGWASMPDQYTLTRFNELEYKKPGRQPMMVEMPLLSTHTPWAPIPSSIPWEQVGDGSVYTAQAAAAESKADIWSSSKKVRREYGKSVVYTLGTLIDWIQRYGDENLVLVFVGDHQPSSVVSGENASHDVPITIVAKDPAVLDKIDSWGWTESLKPATDAPVWQMSDFRDKFLTAYGPDGAH